The region TGGTGATTACGTTAAAAAAGGACAAGTTTTAGCTACAATAAAAAGTACTGATGTTGCTGATTTTGAAAAACAATCTATTGATGCTAAAAGTGATTTGTTGGTTGCCAAAAACAATTTAAAAGTAGCTCAGGAATTATTTGATGGTAAATTAAACTCAGAAAGTGATGTTTTACAGGCAAAATCTGAAGTAAACAAAGCACAGTCTCAATTAAGTAAAATTCAGGAAACGTATAAAATTTACAATATCAAAGCCGGATCTATCTACGAAGTAACTGCTCCAATAAGCGGTTTTATCATTCAAAAAAGTATCAATCAGGATATGCTTTTACGTAATGACCGTTCTGAAAACATATTTGATATTGCAGAAATCAGCGAGGTTTGGGCAATGGCAAATATTAATGAAATTGACATCAACAAAGTAAAATTAGGCACAGATGCTTCTGTCACTACTTTAAGTTATCCGGATAAAATATTTCATGGAAAAGTAGACAAAATCTACAACGTAATTGATCCTGAGACTAAAGCAATGCAGGCAAGAATCAAATTAAACAATCCTGACTATATGCTTAAGCCGGATATGAACGCTAATATTAAATTGTCTTTCAATGAAAATCAATCTATGATAGCCGTACCAAGTAAAGCAATTGTGTTTGATAAAAGTAAAAACTTTGTTGTGGTATTTAAAGACCGTAATAATATCGAAACAAGACAAGTTGAAGTCTATAGAGTTGTAGGTGATACTACTTATATTTCAAGTGGTTTGAAAGAAAACGAAAAAGTGATCACAAACAATCAGCTATTTATTTATGGTGCTTTAAATAATTAAGACATGAACAAATTCATAAAAAACATTATTGCTTTTTCTTTAAAGAATAAAGCATTTACCTTCTTTTGGGTCGGATTATTAGCTGTTGCCGGATTTATTTCATTCAAAAACATGCCTATTGACGCTTTTCCCGATGTAACCAATACGCAAATTATTATCATTACGCAATGGAACGGAAAAAGTGCTGAGGAAGTAGAGCGTTTTGTAACGTCGCCTATTGAAATCTCTATGAACTCTGTTCAGAAAAAAACAAGCGTTCGAAGCATTACTATGTTTGGATTATCAGTTATTAAAATCATTTTTGATGATGGTGTAGACGATACCTTTGCCCGTTTTCAGGTAAACAATTTATTAAAAAACGTTTCGCTTCCTGATGATGTTGAACCGGACGTACAGCCACCTTACGGACCAACCGGAGAAATCTTCAGATATATTGTAAAAAGTAACAGTAGAGACAGTCGGGAGTTATTGACTTACCAAAACTGGGTAATTGACAAACAACTTCGTTCCCTTCCTGGAGTTGCAGATTTAAATGTTTTTGGAGGTCAGACCAAAACCTATGAGGTTGGTGTCGATCCAATCAAGCTGGCTAAATATAATATTACACCTTTACAAGTTTACAATGCTGTTAATGCAGGAAACTTAAACGTCGGTGGTGATGTAATAGAGAAAAACGGACAGGCTTTTGTCGTTCGTGGAGTTGGATTATTAAAATCTAAAGAAGATATTGGAAATATTATCGTTGATGACGCCGGAGGAAACCCGATTTTGGTTAAAAATCTTGCTGATGTCTACGAAAGTTCTATGCCGCGAGTGGGACAAACCGGTATAGGAAATAATGACGATGCTGTAGAAGGAATTGTCGTAATGCGAAAAGGCGAGAATCCGCAGGAAACTCTTGCCCTTATAAAAGCAAAAATTAAAGATTTAAATGATAATGTTCTTCCGAAAGACATTAAAATAGAGACTTTTTACGATCGTGATAATTTAATGAATTTCACGACAGAAACCGTAATGCATAATTTATTTGAAGGTATTATTCTGGTTACTGTTGTTGTATTTCTTTTTATGGCCGACTGGCGAACTACTTTTACCGTTTCTATAGTAATTCCGCTTTCACTTTTATTTGCATTCTTATGTTTGAAAATGATGGGAATGAGCGCTAACTTACTGAGTTTAGGTGCTGTCGATTTCGGGATTATTATTGATGGTGCCGTGGTAATGGTTGAAGGATTGTTTGTAGTTCTCGATCATCGGGCACATCAGTTGGGAATGGAGAAATTTAATAAAATTGCCAAGGGAAGTTTGATCAAGAAAACCGGAACGGAAATGGGTAAAGCTATTTTCTTTTCAAAACTGATTATCATTACAGCTTTACTTCCAATTTTCTCGTTTCAGAAAGTAGAAGGAAAAATGTTCTCTCCCCTGGCCTTTACATTAGGTTTTGCATTATTAGGAGCGCTTATTTTTACTTTGACTTTGGTTCCTGTTCTTTCACATATATTATTAAACAAAAATGTAAAAGAAAAACACAATCCGTTTGTGAACTTTTGGGACCGAATTGTTTCTAAAGGTTTTGCCTGGACATTTAAACATAAAGTACAAACCTTAATTGCATCAATCGGATTATTGGCAGCCGTTTTCTTTTCTGCAGGTTTCTTAGGAACTGAATTTTTACCGCAATTAAATGAAGGTGCCTTATGGGTTACAGCAGAATTACCAATGAGTACTTCATTGCCTGAAAGTGTTAAAACTGCTGCAATGATCAGAAAAGATCTCGAAAGTTTTCCGGAAGTAAAAAATGTTTTATCACAAACAGGACGAAGCAATGATGGAACGGATCCAAATGGATTTGGGTTTATCCAGCTTCAGGTTGATTTAAAACCAAAAGCCGACTGGAAACGTAAAATTTCTATGGATGATCTGATTAATGAAATGGATAATAAACTAAAAGTTCATCAGGGAATTACCTATAATTATTCACAACCTGTAATTGATAACGTTGCAGAATCTGTTGCCGGATTTAAGGCTTCTAATGCAGTAAAAATTTATGGAGATGATTTAAATAAATTAGATCAGCTTGCTAATGAAGTTTTAGCGCAAATCAAGGATATTCCGGGTATTAAAGATGCGGGAATTCTTAGAAATGTTGGACAGCCGGAAATTAGTGTAATTCTGGATCGTGAAAAAATGGCTGCTTACGGCGTAACATTAAGTGATGCGCAGGCTGTTTTAGAATTAGCATTTGGAGGAAAAACAGCGACTGAAAAATATGAAGATGAAAAGAAATTTGACGTTCGTGTTCGTTTCTCAAAAGAATACAGAAAAGATGAAAAAGATTTGGAGGAAATTAAAGTTCCAACAATAAGTGGGATCAAAATTCCTTTAAAAGAAATCTGTGACATTAAAACCATTACCGGACCGGCATTTATTTACAGAGATAATACAAAACGTTTTATAGGAGTTAAATTTTCTGTTCGTGATCGTGATTTGGGAAGTACAATTGCAGAAGCGCAGTCAAAAGTGAATAAATTAAAACTTCCTGCAGGTTATACAACAGGATGGACTGGAGAATTTGAAAATCAGGTTCGCGCAAGTGCACGTCTGGCTCAGGTTGTACCTATCAGTTTAATTGGAATTTTTGTACTGTTATTTATTTTGTTTGGAAACTTCAAAGACTCGTTACTTGTTTTAGCAAATGTTCCTTTTGCTATTATTGGAGGTATTATCGCTTTACATCTTACAGGAATGAATTTTGGAATCTCTGCGGGAGTTGGTTTTATTGCTCTTCTAGGAATATGTATTCAGAATGGAGTAATCTTAATATCAGAGTTTCATCACAATCTGAAAGCCAAATTTACGCTCGAAGAATCTATTTTTATGGGAGTTAAAGCCAGAACAAGAGCTGTTGTGATGACAGCGTTAATGGCATCAATTGGATTGTTGCCTGCCGCAATTTCTACTGGAATTGGCTCTGAATCTCAAAAACCTCTTGCGATTGTAATTATAGGTGGACTTATGACAGCAACCGTTTTAACTTTATTGGTATTCCCTATTTTATTCTGGGTATTTAACAGAAAAAAACATGAACCAATAGAATAAAGATTTATTTTTTTAGTTTTTTAAATCAAATTGTTGGATTTAAAAATGAAAAGCATCATTCATTGTAATGGTGCTTTTCTGTTTTACATAAACAAAAAAAAATGACCTTTTGCTCAGAAAGGTCATTTTAACTAACTCAAAACTTTTTAAACTGTATTCTTTTTATCTCAATTCTTTCAAAATTGCTATAGCTTCTGAAGCATTTGATAATTCTGCATATTTTAAAGCAGTGTATCCTTTTTCATTTTTTACATTTGGTCTTGCGCCATTTGCTAATAAAACTTTAAGGATTTCACATTTATTGTAACGTGCTGCAATCATTAAAGGAGTTAAATCTTCAGACATCTGATTCACATCTGCTCCATATTCAATAAACTTTTTAACAGTTTCTAAATCTCCTTTGCTGATAGCAACATTTAAAGGGTTTGCTGCATAACCTGTGTATTCAACAGGGTTTTTAACAGTTGAAACTCCGTTTGAAGCCATTGCTGCATTTCCGAATACAACTAAGGCCAGACCTAAATAAATAATTGATTTTTTCATAATAATTGATTGTTGTTAAATGATTGATGATGATTTTAATTTCCATGTAAAAGTAAAATATTATTTTGTATTATGCATAACAAAGTACTATGTTTTAACTAACCCTTAACAATTACTTAATAAATACATAATTTACTCTCCACAACATTATAAATTTCATGGTTTTGATATAATAGACGCCAGAAAACATAAAATGTTACAATATCAGCAGAAAAAAAATAAAATATCTTTTCTGTTGCTTACAAAGTCTTATGTAAAAGCAGACTAGATTTTTTTAACTTTACTGTAAGAATAAAACTATCTATAATTTTATTCCTGACAAAAATCAAGAAACAAACCTAAAACCAGTAATCATGCTAATTATTAAAAGAATTCTTATCATCTTAATTTTGATTATTTCGATTGTATTAATAGCAGCTTATTTTATGCCTAAAGAATATGCTGTTGAAAGAGAAATCACAATCAACCAGCCTGTTGATAGTATTTTTAAATATGTAAAATCACTAAAAAATCAAAACGAGTTTAGCGTTTGGGCTAATATGGATCCCAAAATGAAATTAAATTACAAAGGCGTTGATGGTACGGTCGGCTCGGTTTCTTCCTGGGAAAGTAATGTGAAAGAGGTTGGTGTTGGCGAACAGGAAATTACTAAAATAACAGAAAACAGACGTATCGATTTTGCTCTACGATTTAAAAAGCCAATGGAAGATACTGCTGTAGGATTTATGTCAACAGAACCTGTTTCTAATAATCAGACAAAAGTGAAGTGGGGAATCAGCGGTATAATTCCGTATCCCACAAACATAATGCTTCCGATGTTAAAAATGGATCAAATGATTGGGAACGATTTACAAAAAGGTCTCGAAAACCTCAAAGCAAAAATGGAAGAATAATTATCTGTCTGATTTAAAAGAGAAAAAAGCATCATTTTATTACGAATGATGCTTTTCTTTTTACATTTTTTTTAAATGCTTTTACTTGAGATTTTTTAAAATCGCAATCGATTCAGCTGACTTTGCATATGTAGCATAATCTAAAGCATTTAGCCCATGGTCATTTTCAATTGAAGGTCTGGCACCATTTGCTAATAAAATTTTTACGATTTCGACATGATTATAACGGGCTGCAAGCATTAACGGTGTCATATTTCTCATAATTTTATTTACATCTGCACCGTATTCAATAATTTTTTTTACACTTTCAAAATCTCCTTTGCATACAGCTACGTGTAACGGAGATGATAAGTAAGTTGAAATTTCAATTTGATTTTTAATTGCTAACTCCTGATTAGAAGCACTTGCAAAATTTGAAAATAAGGCCAGAGCCGTTCCTAAGATAATAACTGTTTTTTTCATGATTGATTGTTTGTTAAATTGATTGATGATTGTGATGATTTATTATTAGACGCATTTACGTGGTAAAACGTTGCATTAAAAGTGAAAAAAAAATGATAAAAACCCTAAGATATCAGGAATCAACAAAAAAACGCGACTCAAATAATTGAATCGCGCTTTTTAAATCGTAAAATTTGTATTATTCTTAGTTTAACTTCTTATTATAAATTTCTTTTAAATCCTTTTCAAAGAAAGTGAAAGGATCGTCATAAAACCTTATAAAGTCTTTCTCACTCACCTGGCCCGGAAATGGCGCGTAAAAGTGAGTTGGACTTGTACTGTCATTACGCCAAACCAATACATAAGCTAATTTTAAATCGTTAGATTTCAATGTTTTTAATAAAACATCTGTCCACCATTTTTCATTCGGAATAGATTCTAAGCCCGTTTCTGTAAATGCTGCTAGTTTTTTCTTCTTTTGACCTAAATTGGATATTATTTCAAGCTTTTTTAATCCTGCTTCTAAATCATATTTCCCGTCACGGCCAAAATCACCGTAATCATCCATTCCGAAAAGATCAACAAATTTATCGCCAGGATAACGTTCTAAATATTCTTGTTCCGAATTAAACTGATTATCAGGAGAAAATGCATAAATAAAATTATGTACACCCAAAGTATCTTTTAAATATGAAACTGTAAACTGCCATACGGCAATAAAATCTTCACGAGCTGTATGCGACTTTCCCCACCAGAACCAATCCCCGTCAAATTCGTGAAACGGTCTGAAAATCATTGGGGAAAGTGTTCCGTCTTTTGCTTTGACTGACTTTGCGAAATCAGCAATTGTTTTTAGAATTTCTTTATATTTTTCATGATAAGAGCCTCCGGGTTTTATTAAAGCTATCGATGCTTTAGAAATTCCATCTTTCCAATAAAAACCACCCTCTGAAGCAGGATTATTAAAATGCCAGGAAACTGTAGTCACTCCTCCTCTTTCGTAAGTATCAATTACATTTTTTCTTAAAGCTTCTTTTTCTTGTTTGATTTGTTCATCGGAACGACCAGAAAAATCACTGAAGTCTATTCCCACAACAGCAGGATGAGAACCTGTAACCGATTTTACATCAGAACGACCGGATTCATTACTCCAGCCATGTCCATACTCTAATGCATGCTGATGTCCAAAAAGAATATTTCTTTTTGAAATAACATTCAAGTTGTAGTATAGATTGTTGGTTTCTTTTGTTGCCTTTTTATCTATTTGTGCAAAAAGAAAATGCCCTGCTGTAATACATACAAATAACAGGGCATTTTTAATCATTATCATTTTCATGGTTTAAACAGTTAGTTTTAAACCCGAAAATTACTATTTAGAAGATAGGTAATCTAATACGTTTTTTTCAATACGTTGATCAATATTGTCAATATCTGCTTTTACAAACTTTTCTCCCAATATATTCTCGTATAATTCGATATATCTTTCAGAAACAGACTCAATATATTCGTCTGTCATATTTGGAATCTGCTGTCCTTCTTGTCCCTGAAAACCATTTTCAATCAACCAACGGCGAACAAATTCTTTAGAAAGTTGTTTTTGCTCCTCTCCTTTTTCTTGTCTTTCCGCATAACCTTCAGCATAAAAATAACGAGAAGAATCCGGCGTATGAATTTCGTCAATCAAAACAATAACTCCGTCTTTAGTTTTTCCGAATTCATATTTCGTATCTACCAAAATTAAACCTCTTTGAGCTGCAATTTCAGTTCCTCTTTGAAATAGAGCGCGAGTATATTTTTCTAAAACTAAATAATCTTCTTCAGAAACAATTCCTTTAGCTAAAATGTCTTCACGGGAAATATCTTCATCATGTGATCCATTATCCGCTTTTGTAGTTGGTGTAATAATTGGTTGCGGAAATTTATCATTTTCTTTTAAACCTTCAGCCATAGCAACACCGCAAATTTGTTTTCTTCCTGCAGCATATTCACGAGCAGCATGTCCTGACAAATAACCACGAATTACCATTTCTACTTTAAAAGGTTCGCATAAATGTCCAACAGCAACGTTTGGATCTGGAGTAGCAATCAGCCAGTTTGGAACAATATCCTGAGTTAATTCCATAAATTTAGTAGCAATCTGATTTAAGATTTGTCCTTTGTATGGAATTCCTTTTGGCAAAACTACATCAAAAGCAGAAAGTCTGTCTGTTGCTACCATTACCAAAAGTTCGTCGTTGATGTTATAAACTTCTCTAACTTTTCCGCGGTAAACTGATTTCTGATTCGGGAAATTAAAATTTGTAGTTGTGATTGTATTACTCATTATCTAGTTGTGTTGTTTTTTATGAATGCAAATTTAAAATTATTTCAGAGAGTTACACCATGAAATTTTAAGATTCAGAAATAAAAAAATCCCTAAACAGAATATTTAGGGATTTTCATTTAAATACAATTCTAAATTAACTTGAAGCTAATTCTTTATCTAAAATTTTTGATGCAATATATTTGGCCACACCATCTTCCGCATTTGTTTTAATAACTTCTAATTCCGGTAGCGTTTCTTTCAAAATTGATGGTGCATTCCCCATAATTAAACCTTTTCCGGCTGCAGCCAACATTTGAACATCATTAAATCCGTCTCCAAAAGAAACAGCTTGTTCAAGCGTATAACCTTCTTTTTCTAATACTTGTTCAATCGCAACGGCTTTATCAATAGATTTATCCATAAATTCTAAACAAGTCGGCAGACTAAAAGCATGATGCAAATGTTCTGAAGAATTAGCCAAAATCGCATCTTTTAGTTTTACTAATTTTTCGTGATCATCGCATGAAAAGAAAATCTTAATAGCTCCAAAATCTTCTAAGTTTTTGTAGTCAACTAATTCCGGACGGTATTTTAATTCTGCCTGGAAAGAATTCAGTCTTTCGTTCCATTTATTGGTTTGCCAAACATTTTCTTTAAATAAAACGACTGTAATAGCAGGGTCAATTTCAACATTTAAAGCGGCTTTTACCACATCGCTATCCAAATTAAAAGCAAAAAGTTCTTCTTTATTTGGCGAGTGAATTCTGGCTCCATTGGAACTAACTAAGTAAACCGGAACTTCAAGTGTTTCAATAATAGCCATTGCATCCAAATGATGACGGCCTGTTGCAACTACAATTAAATAACCCTGATTGTGAAGTTCCTGAAAAATTGATTTAGTATAATCTGAAATTCTGTGTTGTGGGTTGAGTAAAGTTCCATCAAGGTCACTTACTACAACTTTTATATTTTTAAGTTTTGTCATAATTAATTTATCAAATTCGATGATAGGCAAATTTAAGGTTTTAAGCCCGGTTAGACAAAGATTATGAGCTTTGAGCGCTAAAATTGAGGTAAGTTTATTATTTATTTAACTATTAGGTTAAATATTGCTTTATTACTAATTAAATCTTAACAATTCCTGTTTTGTACAAATTTACAGCTTTCTGAATAATCGATTCTATTTGTTCCAAAGGTAAATCAGCATGAGTGTCAAACATCATAATTTTCATTCTGGAACGATTTTCCTGAATGAGAAAAGCTTCATCAAAATGTTTTCCTTCCACAATTCCAATATATGGTTGTTTGAGTTTTTTATGAATCCATAAATAGCAGAACATTTTTCCTTTATAGCAAAAAAACGGCATTCCGTATTTTAGCATGTTTGTAATATCCTGATCTTGTTTTAGAATGATTTCTTTTAATGCCAGAAAGATCCCTTTTACAGGTTCTTCCTGGTTTAAGTAGAAATCGTCTAGCTGTTTCATTTTCTTATCTTTCGAGTTTTGGCAAAAACAATTTTTAAGGTATCAGGACAACCGGAACCTGGTTTTAATTTGTAAACTAAAGTATCATTTTTAATATAAAATCTTTCTTTGTCAAAAATTAAAAAATCGGTATCGTCTTTCGGATTACAATTTGGTATTGTTAAAATTTCTTTTCTTTTTCTAGTTTCAAATGGATTGCAATCTACAAATGGAATCATTCTGTAACAAGTATCGATTTTTGTACTGTTTAATTCAATAAAATCTCCAACTATTTTCCATTTCCCTTTAGATACTAAAGTCCACTGACACCCTGCTCCATTATAATTAAAAGTACTGTCCTTATTAATTTTAATTGTTGCATGACCTGGTACGATATATTCCGTATCGTACCAAGTTCCAACAAATTTATTTACTGGAAATTCCGCTTTTTTACATGAAGCAAAATGAATTAAAACTAAAAAACACAAAACTCTTATCTTCATCGGTTTTTATTTTAAATAGCACTAAAAAAAATATTCGTTTTGCATTTTTCGAAAGAAAAGACACAAAACGAATATTAATAAATGTTAAAACACAATTCACGATTTACATTTAACATTTCACTAAAATTTTATAATTAATCGTGATTCTCAATTTGCTTGTAAGCATCGATTACCTTTTTAACCAATCTGTGGCGAACGATATCTTTATCATCCAGATAAATAATTCCGATACCTTCAATGTCTTTCAAAACCAAAATAGCTTCTTTAAGACCGGAAATAGTTCTTCTTGGTAAATCGACCTGTCCAGGATCACCCGTAATCATAAATTTGGCGTTTTTCCCCATACGGGTCAAAAACATTTTCATTTGTGAGTGGGTTGTATTTTGCGCCTCATCAAGAATTACAAAGGCATTATCAAGCGTTCGTCCACGCATAAACGCTAACGGCGCAATTTGAATAATTCCTTTTAAAATGTAATCTTCGAGTTTTTCATTCGGAAGCATGTCACGCAACGCATCATATAATGGCTGCATATAAGGATCAAGTTTTTCTTTCATATCCCCGGGAAGAAATCCAAGATTTTCTCCGGCTTCGACTGCGGGACGTGTCAGAATGATCCTTTTTACTTCTTTATCTTTTAACATTTTAACCGCCATAGCGACACCGGTATATGTTTTTCCGGTTCCAGCAGGACCAATTGCAAAGACCATATCATTTTTCTTAATGGTATCAACCAGCAATTGCTGATTTGGCGTCATCGCTTTAATAATTTTGCCGCCAACGCCATGAACTAAGATTTTATCATGATCGTAACCTCTTTTTTCTTCCTGGCCATCACTCATAATTACACGTTCAATTACATTATCGTCAATATTATTATAACGCGTAAAATGAAGCATTAATCTTTGAAATCTTTTTTCGAATTCGTCTAAAACTTCTTTTTCGCCAAATGCTTTTAAAGTTGTCCCTCGCGCTACGATTTTAAGCTTTGGGTAATACTTTTTAATGATTTCTAAATGGCTGTCCTGTGCACCCCAAAATTCTTTTGGAGCAATATCTACTAGCTCGATTATTCTTTCGTTCAAATGAAGTTCTTTTTAAATTAAATAATTCAGTTATTATTTTAGGAGTTGTCGGGTTCTTTTTATTAGTCCTGTTAGCAGTGAAAGTTTTCAATTTTTAACGAAACTGAGACCGAGACTGAAAACTGAGACTTGTATAACAGCAACTTAATTTTTAAAACACAATTTGTCTTTTCTTTCTTTCAATTTGCGTTTACTATTATTAGCTTTGCATTTCTCAAATTTAATGAAAATTAGATTTAAATACTATCAATAGTTATAAACAAAAATATGTCAATAATTACCCTTACTACAGACTACGGCTTAAAAGATCACTTTGTGGGCTCGCTGAAGGGTAAAATACTTTCTGAAAATCCAGAGGTTCAGATCATTGACATTTCTCATGACATTGATCCCTTTAATACTGCCGAAGCAAGTTACATCATTGGTGCTTCTTATTTGAGTTTTCCCAAAGGAACAGTTCACCTTATTGGTGTTGATATCGAACGCAATAAAGAGAACCAGCACATCGCGATGCAATGGAACGATCACTACTTTATTTGTGCCGATAACGGAATCCTGAGCATGCTTACACAGAAAATTGTTCCACAGAAAATCGTTGCTATAAATATTCACGATCGTTTCCCGATTGAAGCTACAGATCTGGATATTTTTATTCAGGTTGCTTCTCATTTATCCAAAGGCGGATTATTGAATGTAATTGGAAAGGAAATTACTTCGATAAAAGAAGCTACAGAACTACAACCTGTTGTAGCAGATGACGGAAATTCTGTAAAAGGCAACATTATTTATATCGACCATTTTGGGAATGTTGTCACCAATATTTCCAAAAAACAATTCTTAGAAATTTCACGCGGTCGTCCGTATGAAATTATCATGAAGCCTAAAAGCATCAAAACAATTCTGCCCAATTATTCGGCTATTGCAACTTCTGATAAATATCCGATTAAAACCTATGAGGGAGAAAAACTGGCTATTTTTAATGAAGCAGGATTTCTTGAAATCGCTATTTTTAGGAGCAATCCTTCTAAAGTAGGTTCTGCCAATAGTTTGTTGGGGCTGAATTATCGTGATGTGATTACCATTAAGTTTTCTTGATTTTAGATTGTAGAATTTAAATTATAGATTAATCCTCTCGTAGATTTTGCTGATTGTGCAGATATTATTCAATGCATCATAAACATAGCCCGTGGTTTCAACCACGGGAAACGTGATATTGCATGCGTCCCCGTGGTTGAAACCACGGGCTATATTTGAAAATATTGTGAAAACAGAATTTAAAAATCGACATTTATAATATTTCATTTTTTATTTAAAACAACAATCAAATTTGGTATTTTTGCGCACCTGTAAGACTTTAGGCAATCAAAAAATCTAAAATCAACAGTCTAAAATCTAAAATAATAAGATGTTTGTCCGAATAGTAAAAATGAGTTTTCACGAAGAAAAAATTCCTGATTTTCTGGAGAATTTTGAATCTGTGAAAGATAAAATACGAAATGCAGCAGGAAATCGTTTTTTAGAATTGTATCAGGATAAAAATGACAAATGCATCTTTTTCACTTACAGTTATTGGGAAACCGAAGAAGATTTGGAAAATTACAGAAATTCTGAACTATTTAATACTGTTTGGGATTTTACAAAGAAATTATTCAATGCTAAACCTGAAGCTTGGAGTGTGGATAAACTGGTGAGCTTAAATTAAACCGATTTAACCGCAAAGAACGCAAGTTTTTTCGGAGAAGCTTTATAAAAACGCTAAGTTCGCAAAGCTTTGAGAAAAACTTTGCGAACATTGCGCAAAACTTTGCGTTCTTTGCGGTTAGAAAAAACTTGAAACAAAATATATGAAGTCTATAATTCTAAGAGAAATAAAATCCTTTTTTGGTTCTCCAATCGGCTATTTGGTCATTGCGATTTTCTTAATCAGCAACGGACTGTTTTTATGGGTATTCGAAGGAGATTACAACATACTAAACTCAGGTTATGCCGATTTGACTCCATTTTTCACTTTAGCACCCTGGATTTTAATATTCCTGATTCCAGCCGTAACGATGAGAAGTTTCTCTGACGAAAAAAAACAAGGAACTTTAGAATTGTTATTGACTAAACCTTTATC is a window of Flavobacterium crocinum DNA encoding:
- a CDS encoding ankyrin repeat domain-containing protein, with the protein product MKKTVIILGTALALFSNFASASNQELAIKNQIEISTYLSSPLHVAVCKGDFESVKKIIEYGADVNKIMRNMTPLMLAARYNHVEIVKILLANGARPSIENDHGLNALDYATYAKSAESIAILKNLK
- a CDS encoding glycoside hydrolase family 26 protein; translated protein: MKMIMIKNALLFVCITAGHFLFAQIDKKATKETNNLYYNLNVISKRNILFGHQHALEYGHGWSNESGRSDVKSVTGSHPAVVGIDFSDFSGRSDEQIKQEKEALRKNVIDTYERGGVTTVSWHFNNPASEGGFYWKDGISKASIALIKPGGSYHEKYKEILKTIADFAKSVKAKDGTLSPMIFRPFHEFDGDWFWWGKSHTAREDFIAVWQFTVSYLKDTLGVHNFIYAFSPDNQFNSEQEYLERYPGDKFVDLFGMDDYGDFGRDGKYDLEAGLKKLEIISNLGQKKKKLAAFTETGLESIPNEKWWTDVLLKTLKSNDLKLAYVLVWRNDSTSPTHFYAPFPGQVSEKDFIRFYDDPFTFFEKDLKEIYNKKLN
- a CDS encoding ankyrin repeat domain-containing protein, coding for MKKSIIYLGLALVVFGNAAMASNGVSTVKNPVEYTGYAANPLNVAISKGDLETVKKFIEYGADVNQMSEDLTPLMIAARYNKCEILKVLLANGARPNVKNEKGYTALKYAELSNASEAIAILKELR
- a CDS encoding efflux RND transporter periplasmic adaptor subunit, producing MKHTLFIGIAIVTLSLTSCKKEIENPQTNTSFVLSDAMLKTTTTAAAQTQPLKNELSFYGKITADNNKMIDVYPLVGGNVMKVNVELGDYVKKGQVLATIKSTDVADFEKQSIDAKSDLLVAKNNLKVAQELFDGKLNSESDVLQAKSEVNKAQSQLSKIQETYKIYNIKAGSIYEVTAPISGFIIQKSINQDMLLRNDRSENIFDIAEISEVWAMANINEIDINKVKLGTDASVTTLSYPDKIFHGKVDKIYNVIDPETKAMQARIKLNNPDYMLKPDMNANIKLSFNENQSMIAVPSKAIVFDKSKNFVVVFKDRNNIETRQVEVYRVVGDTTYISSGLKENEKVITNNQLFIYGALNN
- a CDS encoding efflux RND transporter permease subunit, producing the protein MNKFIKNIIAFSLKNKAFTFFWVGLLAVAGFISFKNMPIDAFPDVTNTQIIIITQWNGKSAEEVERFVTSPIEISMNSVQKKTSVRSITMFGLSVIKIIFDDGVDDTFARFQVNNLLKNVSLPDDVEPDVQPPYGPTGEIFRYIVKSNSRDSRELLTYQNWVIDKQLRSLPGVADLNVFGGQTKTYEVGVDPIKLAKYNITPLQVYNAVNAGNLNVGGDVIEKNGQAFVVRGVGLLKSKEDIGNIIVDDAGGNPILVKNLADVYESSMPRVGQTGIGNNDDAVEGIVVMRKGENPQETLALIKAKIKDLNDNVLPKDIKIETFYDRDNLMNFTTETVMHNLFEGIILVTVVVFLFMADWRTTFTVSIVIPLSLLFAFLCLKMMGMSANLLSLGAVDFGIIIDGAVVMVEGLFVVLDHRAHQLGMEKFNKIAKGSLIKKTGTEMGKAIFFSKLIIITALLPIFSFQKVEGKMFSPLAFTLGFALLGALIFTLTLVPVLSHILLNKNVKEKHNPFVNFWDRIVSKGFAWTFKHKVQTLIASIGLLAAVFFSAGFLGTEFLPQLNEGALWVTAELPMSTSLPESVKTAAMIRKDLESFPEVKNVLSQTGRSNDGTDPNGFGFIQLQVDLKPKADWKRKISMDDLINEMDNKLKVHQGITYNYSQPVIDNVAESVAGFKASNAVKIYGDDLNKLDQLANEVLAQIKDIPGIKDAGILRNVGQPEISVILDREKMAAYGVTLSDAQAVLELAFGGKTATEKYEDEKKFDVRVRFSKEYRKDEKDLEEIKVPTISGIKIPLKEICDIKTITGPAFIYRDNTKRFIGVKFSVRDRDLGSTIAEAQSKVNKLKLPAGYTTGWTGEFENQVRASARLAQVVPISLIGIFVLLFILFGNFKDSLLVLANVPFAIIGGIIALHLTGMNFGISAGVGFIALLGICIQNGVILISEFHHNLKAKFTLEESIFMGVKARTRAVVMTALMASIGLLPAAISTGIGSESQKPLAIVIIGGLMTATVLTLLVFPILFWVFNRKKHEPIE
- a CDS encoding SRPBCC family protein, encoding MLIIKRILIILILIISIVLIAAYFMPKEYAVEREITINQPVDSIFKYVKSLKNQNEFSVWANMDPKMKLNYKGVDGTVGSVSSWESNVKEVGVGEQEITKITENRRIDFALRFKKPMEDTAVGFMSTEPVSNNQTKVKWGISGIIPYPTNIMLPMLKMDQMIGNDLQKGLENLKAKMEE